Genomic DNA from Veillonella criceti:
TTCGTCAAGATTGTTCGTTGACGAATACCTCTCACTGTTGCATATGTAACATAATCCTCTTTCATATTCTCAAGCATATTGTTACGAATTAAGCGAATATATGTAGAAATGTAAGTTAACGATACTGTAAAAGCTGGTAAAATCAAATGTTGCCAAGATTCACTGCCACTAGTAGGCAATAAATCTAATTTGATGCTAATAACCCAAATGAGTAATAAACCAATCCAATATGCCGGCATAGACGTTGTTAAAAACACCAGAGCGCGCATAATTTTATCAAACCACCCACCCTTATACACGGCACAAAAGAATCCAATAGGTATACTTAATCCCACTACAAAAACAAGGGATGTAAGCGCTAATAACAAGGTGGCTGGCAAGCATCGTTGAAACTCCCCTAATACGGTGCGTGCTGGATTAATATAACTGACACCAAAATCTAATTGCAAGCAGGCAATTACCCAGTTCATATAACGAATTAAATATGGTTGATCAAGGCCTAATTCAGCTCGTACTTGCGCTATCGCCTCAGGCGTCACAACTGGTGTTTGACGAATACGCAATGCTACTTCCGCCGGATCTGATGGAATTAAATTAATAAAAACAAAACATACAAAAGAAATGGCTAATAGTAAAGGAATAGCCGTCAATGTACGTTTTATAATATACGCCCTCATGGCACTGCCTCCCTAAATCAAAAAGAGGCTATTGTAGTCACTCCTACAACAGCCTCAATAACTACAACTAGTTACCACCTATAGTCTGCACAAACAAACTCACCACTGATTTCTTTATTTCAACGTTATGTCCTTAAATGGCACTTCATATAGAGTTGGTGTAAAATGCAAACCTTCTACCCGATTATTGTAGATAGCTTTGTTATTTTCATAGGTCAATGGAATATACACAGCATCTTCATGTAAACGAGTCAATACAAATTTATATAAGTCTTGACGTTCAGTTTCATTCGTAGATGTTAAAATCTTAGTAATTGCTTCATCAATTTCAGCTTTATCTGCTAAACCTTGTTGTGCTGCATAATCGCCATATACAGGCTTACGCATACCAGATAAAGAGGACTGTGGATCATATGGCAAGCCCCACGAAATATTAAATACCATATCAAAATTACCAGACTTCATATTATCGCGATAGGACTGCTCTTCTTCACCTTTAATGTGAAGTATAATGCCTAATTTCTTGTATTCAGCTTGTAAAAATTCAGAAATAGCTTTTTCAGTTACACTATCACTGTTATATAGCAAATTAAGTTCTAATGGCGTTCCTTCTTTTGTCAAAATACCATCAGCCCCTAGCACATAGCCAGCAGAGGTCAACATTGATTTAGCTGTTTCAACATTATACTCATAAGGTTTTAACCCTACGTTGGCATAAGGCACTGTTGATGCATATAATGTATCGGCTGGTTTTTCAATACCATAAAACACACCTTCTGAAATAGCCTCTTTATTGGTCGCATGTTGTAACGCTTGACGAACTAATTTATCACTTAAATGAGCTTTTGTTGTATTTAATACAATCTCGCGCGTAGACATAGGTTCAGATAAGGCGACCTTAAAGCCTTTTTGATCTTTAAATTTACGAATTGCATCAGCATCTACCATATTTTTACCGAATATTAAATCAACTTCCCCTTTCTCAAGGGCCAAAATACGGGTCTGATTATCTGGAATCACCTTAACTAAAATTGTTTTAACCTTTGGCTTTTCCCCCCAGTATAATTCATTAGCTTCAAAAATAGCGTATTTATCCGTCACCACTTCTTTTAATTTATACGGCCCACTGCCAATATATTCAGTAACCCCATCCTTAGTACTCCCGTTTTTCATTGCTTTTGGTGAAATCATAGCAAATGGACGTGTTACGCCTAGTTCAGTTAATAATGGATAATACGGTTTTGTAAGATGAATTACAAATGTTAAATCATCAGTAGCTTCATAATTGTCGATTAAACTCATTGATTCTAGCCATGTATGACGAGATTTATTTTCAAAAATAGCATCAAAATTAGCCTTAATCGCATGCGCATCTAACACTTCGCCATCACTAAATTTTACATTTGGACGGATTTTAAAAGTATACGTTTGGCCATCTTCACTAATTGTCCAACTTTCAGCTAATGCAGGCGCATAACCTGTATCCGTAATCTCTACTAATGTATCATACAGCATTTCTTGGGCATACATTTCCCCCGCATATAAATGGGGATTTAAATCACGCACATCGCGAAAATTAACAAACGTAAGCTGATCACTGTTTGCACTTTGGCTTGCTTGATTGCCGGCCGTTCCTGCACAACCTAAAATACCAAACGCACTTACTGTTAATAAGGCGGCACATACAAGTCGTTTTAATCTCATAGTACAACTCCTCAACGTTTCTACCAAATACACTACTACCACAAACCGAAACAACATATTTTGATAATAATTCACATTTATATCTATTGTCAATAACACTTTGTACACTAAATCGACCGTATGTAATAACTTATTTTTAATTTTATTTTTTTCGATATCAATACGATTATTCCCATAATTTAGGTATGTAAAACTAACATCAACAAAGAAATATAATTAATATGCTACTTTTCCCACAAATCATTATATTGATAATATCTATCAATTACCAAATTCTTAAATATACTCTCAATCAAAAAAGAGAGACTATTTCCAGTCCCTCTTATCAAAAATTCAAATAACTATTTCAATATTATTTGATAGGTAATTCTGTTTTAATGAGCACCTTTCAAATTTAATAAAATTACTCCTACAACGATAAGTGCAATACCGACTATCCCCGTCATAGATAACTCTTCCTTCCAAATATATACTCCAATAAAAGCTGTCAGTGCGGTACCAATGCCAGACCAAATAGCATACGCAATACTAAGCGGTATTAAATTCAACGCCTTTGAAAGAACAAAAAAGGAAGATCCCATGCCTACCACAAAGACAAGTGATGGTATTAACTTCGTAAACCCCACCGACAACTTTAACATCGATGTGGAAAAAATCTCTAATACAATAGCGGTTCCTAATAAAATATATCCAAACATAATACACCCTCCTAGATAATAATTTCAATGTATGGAACAAACTAATCTTCAAGTTGTGAAATTGTGACTTTATCTACACCTTCTCTAAAGGCCATAATAAATTGATGCATACCTTCTAATAAAACAGCTATATTATCTTCACCCATAACGGTCAACGCATGAGTCTCAACAGCTTGCAGCTCTTTCATAAGAGGACGAAATTTTTCTTGTCCAGCCCTTGTTAATCCCATACATTTCTCGCGATTATCATTATTTATGTGCATATAATAAATTAATCCATCTTGGATTAACTGCTTACATATTGTTGATATTGTTTGTTTAGGTATAGCCCAATCATCACATATCTGACTTTGCGTACCATACGGTTGATAAAATAAAGTTACTATAATAGCTAATTTATTATAACTAATCCCTTTCGATTTAGCCCATGCAGCATAGAGTTCAGCAATCTGACCAAAGTAACGCCCCATAGCTGTGATTTGTTCTTTTTGTAAACAATCCATATAATAACACACTCCCCTTCTTTACTATTACTTTTTAAGCGATTTTCTCTAATCCCAATTCGGACTATATCCCTTACTATGAATACAACAAATATCAAAGTTCTTAACAAAAATATAGTCCTAATTCGTACCATTAACACATCTATAATAGTATGAATTAGGACTATTGTCAAGAATTCTAATCAAATTCTTTATACCTTTTACTATTTATTCTATTTATCTTCAACTTCCCTACGTTTATTACATCTCCAAATACTTCTATACCACACGCACTAATAATTTTACGTTTTATTAAACTTTACAGATAGATGATTCGCAATCTTCACCAATAAAAGCATAACCGGTACTTCTACTAATACACCCACTACAGTTGCTAAAGTTGCTCCTGATGATAATCCAAAAAGAGCTATAGCAACTGCTACCGACAATTCAAAAAAATTAGAGGCCCCTATCATTGAACAAGGTGCAGCCATTGAGTACGGAAGTTTTAAATAATAAGCAATTGCAAAAGTAATTCCAAAAATAAAAAACACTTGTACAATAAGTGGAATAGCAATTAAAACAATATCTAATGGTTGTGCCAAAATCTTATCTCCTTGGAATGTGAAAATCATAATAAGAGTTAATAGTAACCCTACCATTGTATAGGGATCAAATCGCGGGATGAAATGATTCACCAAAAACGCTTCACCATATTTTTTTATAATAAATCGTCTTGTAATAATGTATAAGCACTATCCCCCTTTGTTAATTTACTCCATACAAATTAATACCCAAATTGTTAGATTTTTTTCAAAAAATGAAATGCCCTCTGACTTCATAATAGCCTCCTACTAAAATTCTGATCTTACGCTCAAATCAAAATATTTTGATTTGAAATTTATTTTTTAGTCACCCCAAAAAAGGGTGACTAAAATTTATAGAATATTTGTTGCAGCCAATAAGACTTCAACCGCTTTCTGACGCCCTTCTGGCGAAATATGATAAAATGTCCATTTGCCTTCCGGTCTACCAATCACAATACCTGACTCACAGAGGATTTTCATATGATAAGATAGACCAGATTGCGTTAAATCAAGCTGCTCTAATAACACACAAGAACATTCTTCGCCATGTTGTAAAAGAGCTAAAATAGCTAACCGTTTTTCATCAGATAAAGCCTTAAATATTTTAGCATTAGCTTTATGATTCAAATGCTCATTTGCTAACATATGAGTTCATCCTTCCATCAAATCAAACATTATTGATTTGATGTTATCATACACCTTTACATTTGATTTGTCAATTATACTAATTAACAACAATTTCTCAATACATCATTAGGTCTAAGATCATATCACCATTTAAGGTTTAATAACCTTATACCGTGCCCAAATAGCGCCACCTGTTTGCGCTGAAACATCAATCAATTCAAATCGTTGCGGCGTGTCTGTAGCAAGCCCTTCTGGCGCTGCAAATAATGCCGGTGTTTTCATAGAACCGTCAGCTGACGCTGCAATAACTACACTCACTTCATCACAAAGACCGGCTTGTATGAATGACCAATTGACGATACCGCCACCACCTAACATAAGCCGTTTCACACCAAATAATTTACATAACTTATCCATCGCCAGCGCATAATCAAGTTCTGTATCGCCAGCAATAATGTACGGAATATTCTTAGACCGTAAAAATGCTTTATACGCATTACTTGCCTTTCCCGTCAATACTTCAATAACCTGAGCCCGTGTTGTCTCATAGATAACTGTACTACTTTCCCAACCTAACCGGCCAGAAGTATCAATTGAAACATAATATAAAGGCTCATTTTTAGGTACAACAAAATCACCGGCTGGTACGAGTGGTGCTGACTCATCTAACACCGGCTCTTTATAAAATGTAAAATTATCATCCGTTGTCACTCGCCCTGAAATCCAACCATCCATTTCATAATAAGGCTTTTCTCCAAAGGCAATATCATAAAATACATCCCCTGCTTTTGTGCCTTCTGGTGTATCAAAAAAATTCCCCATAATCTTACCATCTAACGATGTCACCATGTGACAAAAAATATACGGCCGTTCCATAAGTAACCTCCTCTAATTGTCAATTTATTATATATTCAGCATACCCTATGGAGTTAACTTCAAGTCAAGCACTTATTGTAATTAAATACTCCTAAAACAACCTTAATTACTATTAGTCATAACACCTAACAATTAGTGAATGACTATTAACAAAAAGTATTATCTTATATCTTCATTTTTTGATATGCTAAATATGACAAAAACATGAAATATAACAAACTGTTAAAATTATGAGCTTAATCTTTTATCGGTTTAGTTTAATTCAGTCTCTAATATTTCTGCCTTAGTCAAATTTATATGTAATGAAGTGTTTAGTGTTTTTTGTGTTTTATTAGGAGAGTGATAGTATGAAAAAATTCATGCGCATACTAACAGTGTTATTTATCCCTTTATTTATGGCCACTTTGTACAATCCAGTGGATGCTAGCTGGCTCAGTAAAACATTGGACAAACTCGATCGTGCCTTAGGTATACCAGCCGGTACTACAACAACCTCCGATGGTACGATGAAAGCTTCTCAACGTGGTGAACGTTGGATTGAAGTGTCTTCGAATAAATACTATACAACCTATGTAGACCGCCGTAGCTTAGAAGCTAGCGGACAAGCACAAAATCGTGTAGTGAGGGCCCATGTAATGCATGTATTTACACCATTAGGTTCTCAATGGATTGGCAATACAAGTGGTGGCAATGTAAAGCCAGATGTGATTACTGTTTCTATCAGTAATTATCCTGAAAAGTACACTACTACAAATTTAGATGGTTTTTCTAAGAAATATTATGATGTGCATGGCAATTTAATTTATGATGGTTGGTTAAATGACACTGATGATTACATTAGATATACTCCTATGTCTGAGCAAGAACAAATCAAAGATACACTCTTTGCTATGTTCGGTTGGAATTACTAACAGATTATCGTACTCATATAATTAAAAATCTTATAAACACCAAAAGGACTGAATCACTATGGCTATTCAGTCCTTTTTACAATTTAATTCAAATTTAAATTTACTGCGTTATTTCTTTTTCAAGCATTTCACGAAGCACTTTTTCAAATTCTTCTACTGGCAAAGCCCCAGGTAATGCAACTTGATCATTCACAACAAAGAATGGCACTGCTTGAATACCATAACGAGCTGCTAAGGCTTCTTCTTCACGCACCTCATTACTATATGCATCAGATGCTAATACCGTACGAGCTTCTGATTCTGATAGACCAACTTGTTTAACAATATCTAGTAAAACACTATGGTCAGCTAGTGGTTTACTTTCTGTAAAATATGCTGCATATAATCGTTCGGTCAAAGTATCTGATAATTCATAACTTTTTGTCTGAGCCCATTTTGTTAAACGATGCGCATCAAAAGTATTGGTAGATTGTGCTTTGTCATATTTAAAATCAAGACCAATGGCCTGCCCCATCAAATTAATGCCATTTATTTTATCTTCAGCCACTTCACGTGATAAACCATACTTTTGAGCAAATCGTTCAACTGTTGTAGTATTACAAACAGTGGGTGCTGTGGGATCCAGTTCAAACGCTTTCATAATGACTGTAATATTAAGATCTTTTTCAGCCTTAATCTTTTGAATAGCAGCTTCTAAATGATTACGCCCAATATAACAAAAAGGGCAGGCATAATCTGACCAATATATAATTTCCATAAAGTTCCTTTCTACTATTAATAAACAATGATTCCAATATTAGTTATTATAAAATAACTATACGAGTCACAACATTATCATCGTGTATAAATCTAATGCCCACTATATAATCTGTATAATATTTAAACACTCCGTAAAACCATTTATTTTCTTGAACTAAATCAGGTCTACCATATAAAGAATATACTTTTTCTAAACTATCTCCTACAGCTACACCTCTCGCAGTAGTAGCATCACGATTTGTAATCTCAATAGTTTGAATTTCTTCGCTATGTAAAAAAGGATAAAAATAAATACCACCATATGCAACAGACACTATATAACCACCACTATATTCTATGGCCGTTGGCTTGCCTAAACTTTGTTGAATATCTGCAAAACTAGCCCCTCGCGATATACCAACAACCATCAAATCCTCCTTTGGTAGAAACTTTCCATATGGACGCCCTTTAGGAGCATTATCATATTTCCCCTTCATATTTGCTAATGCACTTTTCATTTTACTCTTATTTTGTGTAACCCCATTATTAGTAGCAGCTTGTACAGCGCTAGAATTTACTGGTTCTACATTAGTTATATCTAACTGCAAAGTACCTAATATTCCTAAACTAGCCACTACAGCAAATACTTTAAATGCTTTTTTCATCGTTAACACTCCTCCCCCTTAACAAAGTATTATTACCAACTATCAATCGACCATTTATTGTACTATATTCAACAAATAAACTAAAATTCCTTTAATTATAATTTCTTTAATTACACATAATATAATAAATACACTCATATCCTAAACAAGAAATCTAGTAGGTTAATTTATTCTTAAAGCTTCTTAATTAACAAAGAGGCTCTTGAATATCCTAAGATTTCAAGAGCCTAAATTACATTTTCTTTTTAGATAAGTTTAATTTAGAATACATTATTTACTTTTAGATTACATTATTTACTTTTAGATTATATTATTTATTTTTCAAATTTATTCACTACGCCATTTTAAAAGCAGGGCTGAATTAATGATTACTAAAACAGAACCTGCATTATGTACTAAAGCGCCAGTTACAGGATTTAAAATTCCTGGAAATGACAACCCAATGGCTGTAAAATTCAAAATCATAGCAAAAGCTAAGTTCCATTTAATAGTACTCATCATACGTTTTGACAGAGCAATTAAATGGGGTAATTCTTTCACTTCATCATCTACTAGCGCAATATCAGCTGCTTCAACTGCAATATCGCTACCAACACCGCCCATAGCAATTCCTACATTAGCTTTTTTAAGCGCTGGCGCATCATTAATTCCATCACCAATCATAACTAGAGATTGATTCATTTGTTGATATTGTTCCATATAATTTAATTTATCTTCAGGTAAGCAGTTTGCTTTAATTTCACGAATTCCTAACTGACTGCCAATCGAATAGGCTGAATTTTCATTATCACCCGTCAATAAAATGCTCTGTATCCCTAATTGATGGAGTCGCTCAATCATAGCGACACTTTCAGGCCGTACTGTATCAGCTAATGCAATATAACCAACTAATGTATCAGCCATAGCTACATATACAATGGTGCTTCCTTTAGATAAATACACGGATACTGTATCTAATATAGCTTCACTAATAGCAATGCCATTTTCAGACATTAAACGCTCATTCCCAACTAACATATATTGATTATCTACTACGCCTAATACACCACGGCCAGGTAACATTTTAAACTCTTTACAAGGCAGTAAAGGTGTTTCAAATGTATCTTTATACGATGCAACTATTGCCTTACCTAACGGATGTTCTGACATAGTTTCCAAACTAGCAGCTAATTGAAAAATGGTCTGCTTTAAATCGTTCATCTGTACAGTTAATGTCTTAGCAGTTACTACTTTATTGGGAACAACTTCCACAGCCACCACCTTAGGTACACCATATGTCAAAGTACCAGTTTTATCAAATGAAACTTTAGTAACCGAAGCCAAGCGTTCAAGCGCATCACCTTCACGCACCAAAAATCCATGCTTAGTCGCATTGCCTATAGCGGCCATAATGGCCGTTGGTGTAGCCAATACTAATGCGCAAGGACAAAATACAACAAGAATTGTAACAGCTCTCAAAATTTCTCCAGTCACTAGCCAAGTACCGATTGCCGATAGTAAAGCAATAACTACAACCCATGTAGCCCAACGATCAGCCAAACCTACAATGTTAGCCTTTCCAGCATCAGCCGATTGAACCAAACGTATCATGCGCTGAATCGAGCTATCCGCCCCTACTTTAGTCGCTCTCATATCAAAGGCTCCAAACTGATTAACAGTACCGCTAGCGACTACATCACCTACTGTTTTATCAATAGGCAATGACTCACCAGTAAGAACAGCTTGATTAATTGACGTTTCACCAGCAATAATTTCACCATCAACAGGAACGGTTTCGCCTGGTAATACACGAAGTATATCGCCAATATCGACAGTTTCAGCCGCCACTAATTGTTCACCACTGGGCGTAATAATTCGTGCTGCTTGTGGTGTAAGATTGACTAATTTTTCAATGCCAGCCCTAGCCTTAGCTACTGTAATTTCTTCCAATAAAGCACCGATTTGCATGATAAACGCCACTTCAGCTGCTGCAAATATTTCACCTGTTGCCACCGCCGCTATCAAAGCTAACGAAACAAGTACATCCGCTTTAATATCAAATTCTGTTACTAATCCTATAATTGCTTCTAAAATAATAGGTAAACCACATAAAATAATGGCTACCCAGGCTATATCAAATGAAAACAACTGAATATTCAATAAACTAGCCAAGACCGCAATTCCAGAAACGATTAAAAATAGTATATCTTTTTTAATGCCACCTAGCTCTAATATATATTCAATTCTATTAAATAACGTGTTTTCTAATTTACGAATGGCCGCTTCCATACATTTTCCTCCAAAATTCCCTTTACCCAGATTCACTCAATATATGACCAATCATTCATATATAAAATTCCAATATACCCATAGGGGTATATCTATATAAGCATTATATACCTATAGGGGTATAGGTTGTCAAGATAGATAAATAAAAAAGACGAAGTATACCAACGGCCTCTTCGTCTACCTTCATCTTTACATTTCACACGTTACTGCATATTCGCAAATCGTTCGACTGCTTTTGTAAATTTATCTAAAGTCTTATCCACATCACCATGCTCTAAGCCATCACGAACACAGTGCCGAATATGGCCTTCTAAAATAACTTGACCTACCCGATTTAAGGCTGACTTTGCTGCATTAATTTGAGATAAAATATCTTCACATGGCACATCTTCATCAACCATTCTATCAATCGCTTGTACTTGTCCGATAATCTTCTTTAAGCGACGATGTAAATTATCTGCATCCATACACTGTTTCATAAACATCCTCCATTTACCCTATTATGTTTAATGATACCTTTCACAGCACATAATGTCAATAAAAAGGCCTGTTTTAACGCCATATATGAAAATCCCTCATCATTAACAAACCTTTCGTTATATATAAAAATATCGCAGTATATGAACTTAGTCATCGTACTGCGATATTCTCTGCATTTCATTATTGAATTGGTTTGTATAGCTCTCACTAAATTGCATTTTAAAAGCTACCTCGCTGCTTACACTCACTATTATTTGAAATCATATACCAAATTATAGTGCTTTGTACCAGTCTTCAATCAATTGGTTAATTAAAATAAGAATTGCCATCATAATAAAAACTCCCTTTCTCAAAATCTAATTTCACTAGATTCTATAGATTATTTTTTATGTATGATGTTATTCTAAACTATAAAGTAGCTTTACAGTCAATAGCTTTTTTGATGAATTCCTATGAAATTTATATGAACTTTGTAAAAATACATTTGTCTTTTAATTTAGGAATTTTTACTATCTAATTTAAGCATTATAAACTAAATATTATCTCTATTCAACACGTTTTACAGGTACTTGTAACATAGAAAATACTTCATCATGTAATTCTTCATCAAAAGTAGTATCTAAGAAACAGGCGTCTACTACATCACCACATACCTCGTACCCTTCCTTTTCGATCCATCCTAACAAACGGTTCAACACGGTCACATCATTAGGACGACCTCGCTTGTACTGACATACATATGTCCCTTCTGGCAAAGTAACTAAGGTTGATTCAAAACCGGTTGATTCAATTGGAATTCGAATATAACAACCCCCATCTTTAAGTGGTTTCTCAGTGAGCAATGACTCTTTTTTCAAAATCGTACCAAAGCTATAAGCTGGCAAAAATTCATGACTATATAAATCGCGCCACAACCCCATAGCTGTCAGATGAATATTTTGACGGTCAATGTCACCCGTTTCACTTGCTTGAAAGGGATGAAAAATAATACTTCGCGGTTTATAATGTCGTATAAATGGTGTTTCTTGTGGTTGTGAAACCGCAATCACCGCTTCTTTATACATATATAGACGCTGTTGTAAAGCGAGTCGCTTACGTCCAAGCTCCTGCAATTCCCGCTCAATCTTACCTTCTTGTTCTACTAATAATTGTAATTCCGCTTCAGGATTTCGTTGACTAATATGTTTTTGTATATCTTTTAGACTAACACCTAAGGATTTCAAAAAACAAATTTCACGGAGAAGTGGAATTTGAATACGGCTATAATAGCGATAGCCATTATCGGCCACATATACAGGAGAAAATAGCCTTATAGAATCATAATATAGTAAAGTGGGTCTAGTTAAACCATGCAACTTTGCCATATCACTTATGCTGATTAAATTTTCATGCATACAAGGCCTCCTATATTATAACAACTAACAATCATTTGAATATTATTTGAATATTATTTGGATATTATCTAATCATTATCTAGGTGTATTTAGGATTTATTTAAATATACTTAAAATATTACCTAATATAACCTGACTTTTATTAAATCTATTATATCATACGCCTATATCATACGCCCTATATAGAATATCTCCATATAATAGTTTATCTATCAAATGCCAATAGATACAAAGAACTCGAATTCACTACGGAACTCGAGTTCTTTACTTATATTATTGACTAGGCTTGTTTCATAGCTACCAATAACTGGCGCAATTCTTCTACTTGGCTCTGTAAGTCAGAGATCTTAGCATCACTTTGTGCTTTTACATCTGCTAACTTAACCTCATATTCTTTGCTTGTTTGTGCTTTGATATGTTCAGCCAACGTTTCAGCGCCATCACCAGAACCAATACGGAACGTAGCTCCCATATTCGCCATAGTTTTACCACCTTCGCCATAAGATAGACCCAAAGTATATTGTTGATCACTATTTGGCGTATATGCATAACCAAGAGCTACCGCTTGTTTATTTTCATACACACCAACACCAGCCATAATTTGACCTTTTTCACCACCAATGTAAGGAAGTGGGTTAAGAGCCGCGAGAGCTGCTGTCATAGAACCTACATTATTACTGTGGTTTTTAGCATCACTACGAACACTTTCTAACTGCCCCATATTAGCCGCATCACTAGCTAAGACACCATTGCCAACATTTTGAATGCGATTACCATGAGCATCAATTACAGCTTCTACAGTATTGCCATTAGTATCTTTAGTGGCAGGCGTTACAGTTAATGTTCCTGGTACATTAATCCCATTTTTGAAATCAACCGGTTCGCCATCTTTGCCACCTAAACCATCTTTGTTAATAGTTACA
This window encodes:
- the opp1B gene encoding nickel/cobalt ABC transporter permease, coding for MRAYIIKRTLTAIPLLLAISFVCFVFINLIPSDPAEVALRIRQTPVVTPEAIAQVRAELGLDQPYLIRYMNWVIACLQLDFGVSYINPARTVLGEFQRCLPATLLLALTSLVFVVGLSIPIGFFCAVYKGGWFDKIMRALVFLTTSMPAYWIGLLLIWVISIKLDLLPTSGSESWQHLILPAFTVSLTYISTYIRLIRNNMLENMKEDYVTYATVRGIRQRTILTKHILKNSLHTCIIAIGMSIPQLIAGTIVVENVFAWPGLGQLCISSIFNRDYPIIQTYVLFVGFLFVIFNLLFDIIQYIVDPRLREERAQ
- the nikA gene encoding nickel ABC transporter substrate-binding protein, which codes for MRLKRLVCAALLTVSAFGILGCAGTAGNQASQSANSDQLTFVNFRDVRDLNPHLYAGEMYAQEMLYDTLVEITDTGYAPALAESWTISEDGQTYTFKIRPNVKFSDGEVLDAHAIKANFDAIFENKSRHTWLESMSLIDNYEATDDLTFVIHLTKPYYPLLTELGVTRPFAMISPKAMKNGSTKDGVTEYIGSGPYKLKEVVTDKYAIFEANELYWGEKPKVKTILVKVIPDNQTRILALEKGEVDLIFGKNMVDADAIRKFKDQKGFKVALSEPMSTREIVLNTTKAHLSDKLVRQALQHATNKEAISEGVFYGIEKPADTLYASTVPYANVGLKPYEYNVETAKSMLTSAGYVLGADGILTKEGTPLELNLLYNSDSVTEKAISEFLQAEYKKLGIILHIKGEEEQSYRDNMKSGNFDMVFNISWGLPYDPQSSLSGMRKPVYGDYAAQQGLADKAEIDEAITKILTSTNETERQDLYKFVLTRLHEDAVYIPLTYENNKAIYNNRVEGLHFTPTLYEVPFKDITLK
- a CDS encoding DMT family transporter yields the protein MFGYILLGTAIVLEIFSTSMLKLSVGFTKLIPSLVFVVGMGSSFFVLSKALNLIPLSIAYAIWSGIGTALTAFIGVYIWKEELSMTGIVGIALIVVGVILLNLKGAH
- a CDS encoding MarR family winged helix-turn-helix transcriptional regulator encodes the protein MDCLQKEQITAMGRYFGQIAELYAAWAKSKGISYNKLAIIVTLFYQPYGTQSQICDDWAIPKQTISTICKQLIQDGLIYYMHINNDNREKCMGLTRAGQEKFRPLMKELQAVETHALTVMGEDNIAVLLEGMHQFIMAFREGVDKVTISQLED
- a CDS encoding ArsR/SmtB family transcription factor, which translates into the protein MLANEHLNHKANAKIFKALSDEKRLAILALLQHGEECSCVLLEQLDLTQSGLSYHMKILCESGIVIGRPEGKWTFYHISPEGRQKAVEVLLAATNIL
- a CDS encoding dihydrofolate reductase family protein, translating into MERPYIFCHMVTSLDGKIMGNFFDTPEGTKAGDVFYDIAFGEKPYYEMDGWISGRVTTDDNFTFYKEPVLDESAPLVPAGDFVVPKNEPLYYVSIDTSGRLGWESSTVIYETTRAQVIEVLTGKASNAYKAFLRSKNIPYIIAGDTELDYALAMDKLCKLFGVKRLMLGGGGIVNWSFIQAGLCDEVSVVIAASADGSMKTPALFAAPEGLATDTPQRFELIDVSAQTGGAIWARYKVIKP
- a CDS encoding DsbA family oxidoreductase, with translation MEIIYWSDYACPFCYIGRNHLEAAIQKIKAEKDLNITVIMKAFELDPTAPTVCNTTTVERFAQKYGLSREVAEDKINGINLMGQAIGLDFKYDKAQSTNTFDAHRLTKWAQTKSYELSDTLTERLYAAYFTESKPLADHSVLLDIVKQVGLSESEARTVLASDAYSNEVREEEALAARYGIQAVPFFVVNDQVALPGALPVEEFEKVLREMLEKEITQ
- a CDS encoding heavy metal translocating P-type ATPase; its protein translation is MEAAIRKLENTLFNRIEYILELGGIKKDILFLIVSGIAVLASLLNIQLFSFDIAWVAIILCGLPIILEAIIGLVTEFDIKADVLVSLALIAAVATGEIFAAAEVAFIMQIGALLEEITVAKARAGIEKLVNLTPQAARIITPSGEQLVAAETVDIGDILRVLPGETVPVDGEIIAGETSINQAVLTGESLPIDKTVGDVVASGTVNQFGAFDMRATKVGADSSIQRMIRLVQSADAGKANIVGLADRWATWVVVIALLSAIGTWLVTGEILRAVTILVVFCPCALVLATPTAIMAAIGNATKHGFLVREGDALERLASVTKVSFDKTGTLTYGVPKVVAVEVVPNKVVTAKTLTVQMNDLKQTIFQLAASLETMSEHPLGKAIVASYKDTFETPLLPCKEFKMLPGRGVLGVVDNQYMLVGNERLMSENGIAISEAILDTVSVYLSKGSTIVYVAMADTLVGYIALADTVRPESVAMIERLHQLGIQSILLTGDNENSAYSIGSQLGIREIKANCLPEDKLNYMEQYQQMNQSLVMIGDGINDAPALKKANVGIAMGGVGSDIAVEAADIALVDDEVKELPHLIALSKRMMSTIKWNLAFAMILNFTAIGLSFPGILNPVTGALVHNAGSVLVIINSALLLKWRSE
- a CDS encoding metal-sensing transcriptional repressor; amino-acid sequence: MKQCMDADNLHRRLKKIIGQVQAIDRMVDEDVPCEDILSQINAAKSALNRVGQVILEGHIRHCVRDGLEHGDVDKTLDKFTKAVERFANMQ